A single Crateriforma conspicua DNA region contains:
- a CDS encoding efflux RND transporter periplasmic adaptor subunit — protein MKIHHWIAVAMIGVGGLLAFTAYWQEQSPPSQTPSASVSGDASDETEVVQGSLVRLTAKKMAAAAIQIQTLQPTELIVTRTYPARFEYDQSLHVAINAPTDGILESIQVKPGDDVKSGQVIAIFRSPAIGQARNEWLRRLDEAELASNESDWKQTIRSGTLQLIERIEQRQAIEQIKAEMQDVTLGQYRGDLLMQYSQWLLADRLARSAGNIGQSGAVSGRVVQQRQASVDQAAASLSAAIESARFEVEQTARDATVRYQAAQRSVDLAAQQVANLTGQMPQRSSDLNQPGKASGVAEAGVDETGDADGSDLSRLVLRSTIDGVVQERRFAPTERVTAGQPMFVIADTSRLWVRADIRDDDVASVHVSPGDSVRLVPTSMPERALDATVHFMGRRLDPQTGTIPLVLTVPNDNEWFWPGQFARVSVPIQRIESALVVPESAVIDVDGSTSVFVRDGESFRAVGVQLGRTGRQGVQITEGLHAGDPVVTEGAFVLKSELLLEGEE, from the coding sequence CTGGATTGCCGTTGCCATGATTGGCGTCGGCGGCCTGTTGGCGTTTACCGCCTATTGGCAAGAACAAAGTCCACCATCACAGACGCCATCCGCATCGGTATCGGGTGATGCGTCGGACGAAACCGAGGTTGTTCAAGGAAGTCTGGTTCGATTGACGGCCAAAAAGATGGCGGCCGCGGCGATTCAGATCCAGACACTTCAGCCCACCGAATTGATCGTCACGCGGACTTACCCCGCCAGGTTCGAATACGATCAATCGCTGCACGTGGCAATCAACGCGCCGACCGACGGCATCTTGGAATCGATCCAAGTCAAACCCGGTGACGACGTAAAGTCGGGGCAGGTCATTGCGATCTTTCGCAGCCCCGCGATCGGTCAAGCACGCAATGAATGGCTGCGTCGTTTGGACGAAGCCGAATTGGCATCCAATGAAAGCGATTGGAAACAAACCATCCGATCGGGAACGTTGCAGTTGATCGAACGAATCGAGCAGCGCCAGGCAATCGAACAGATCAAAGCGGAGATGCAGGATGTCACGTTGGGGCAATACCGTGGCGACTTGCTGATGCAGTACAGCCAATGGTTGCTGGCCGACCGGCTGGCACGGTCGGCGGGCAATATCGGCCAATCCGGGGCGGTCAGCGGCCGGGTCGTTCAGCAACGGCAAGCATCGGTGGACCAAGCCGCCGCATCGCTGAGCGCCGCGATCGAATCCGCACGCTTTGAGGTTGAACAAACGGCTCGCGATGCAACGGTTCGTTACCAGGCCGCGCAGCGATCGGTCGATCTGGCGGCCCAGCAAGTGGCGAATTTGACCGGACAGATGCCACAGCGGTCGTCCGACTTGAACCAGCCAGGAAAAGCGAGCGGCGTTGCCGAAGCCGGTGTTGATGAAACGGGCGATGCCGATGGCAGTGATCTTTCCCGGTTGGTGCTTCGCAGCACCATCGACGGCGTCGTCCAGGAGCGGCGGTTTGCACCGACCGAACGCGTCACAGCGGGTCAGCCCATGTTTGTCATTGCCGACACATCGCGATTGTGGGTGCGTGCAGACATTCGTGACGACGATGTCGCATCGGTCCATGTATCACCCGGTGATTCGGTGCGGCTGGTTCCGACCAGTATGCCGGAAAGAGCGCTCGACGCGACCGTTCATTTCATGGGGCGTCGGTTGGACCCGCAAACCGGCACGATTCCCTTGGTGTTGACCGTTCCCAACGACAACGAATGGTTTTGGCCCGGACAATTTGCCCGTGTTTCGGTACCGATCCAACGCATCGAATCGGCATTGGTGGTACCGGAATCGGCCGTGATCGACGTCGATGGTTCGACCAGCGTGTTTGTCCGTGATGGGGAATCCTTTCGCGCCGTCGGCGTACAGTTGGGACGCACCGGCCGACAGGGCGTGCAGATCACCGAAGGGTTGCATGCGGGAGACCCCGTGGTGACCGAAGGTGCGTTCGTGTTGAAAAGCGAACTGTTGTTGGAAGGAGAGGAGTGA